One Salvelinus fontinalis isolate EN_2023a chromosome 11, ASM2944872v1, whole genome shotgun sequence DNA window includes the following coding sequences:
- the LOC129864766 gene encoding keratin-associated protein 4-4-like, producing MDLYTTCCSSMDPYTTCCSSMDLYTTCCSCMGLCTTCCSILDPYTTCCSSMDPYTTCCSSLDLYTTCCSCMDLYTACCSSMDPYTTCCSSLDLYTTCCSSMDLYTTCCSSMDPNTT from the coding sequence ATGGACCTCTACACCACCTGTTGCAGCAGCATGGACCCCTAtaccacctgctgcagcagcaTGGACCTCTACACCACCTGCTGCAGCTGCATGGGCCTCtgcaccacctgctgcagcatcCTGGACCCCtacaccacctgctgcagcagcaTGGACCCCtacaccacctgctgcagcagccTGGATCTCTACACCACCTGCTGCAGCTGCATGGACCTCTACACAGCGTGCTGCAGCAGCATGGACCCCtacaccacctgctgcagcagccTGGATCTCtacaccacctgctgcagcagcaTGGACCTCtacaccacctgctgcagcagcaTGGACCCCAACACCACTTGA
- the LOC129864767 gene encoding involucrin-like, with the protein MQQPGSPHHLLQQHGALHHLLQQHGPLHHLLQQHGHLHHLLQQHGPLHHLLQQPGSLHHLLQQHGPLHHLLQQHGPLHHLLQQPGSLHHLLQQHGPLHHQLQQHGPLHNLLQQHGPLHHLLQQPGSLHHLLQQHGPLNHLLQQHGPLHHLLQQHGPLHHLLQQHGSLHHLLQQQGPLHHLLQQYGPLHHLMQQHGPLHHLLQQHGPLHHCLQQHGPLHHLLQQHGPLHHCLQQHGPLHQRLQQLGPLHHLLQQHGPLHHLLQQHGPLHHCLQQHGPLHHLLQQHGPLHHLLQQHGPLHHLLQQHGPLHHMLQQHGSLHHLLQQHGPLHHLLQQYGPLHHLMQQHGPLHHLLQQHGPLHHLLQQHGPLHHLLQQHGPLHHCLQQHGPLHHLLQQHGPLHHLLQQHGPLHHLLQQHGPLHHMLQLHGSLHHLLQQHGPLHHLLQQYGPLHHLMQQHGPLHHLLQQHGPLHHCLQQHGPLHHLLQQHGPLHIYITFTFKSFSRRSYPERLHHCLQQHGPLHHLLQQHGPLHHRLQQLGPLHHLLQQHGPLHHLLQQHGPLHHCLQQHGPLHHLLQQHGPLHHLLQQHGPLHQCLQQPGVLW; encoded by the coding sequence ATGCAGCAGCCTGGATCTCcacaccacctgctgcagcagcaTGGAGCTCtacaccacctgctgcagcagcaTGGACCTCtacaccacctgctgcagcagcaTGGACATCtacaccacctgctgcagcagcaTGGACCCCtacaccacctgctgcagcagccTGGATCTCtacaccacctgctgcagcagcaTGGACCTCTACACCATCTGCTGCAGCAGCATGGGCCCCtacaccacctgctgcagcagccTGGATCTCtacaccacctgctgcagcagcaTGGACCTCTACACCACCAGCTGCAGCAGCATGGACCTCTACACAACCTGCTGCAGCAGCATGGGCCCCtacaccacctgctgcagcagccTGGATCTCtacaccacctgctgcagcagcaTGGACCTCTAaaccacctgctgcagcagcaTGGACCTCtacaccacctgctgcagcagcaTGGACCCCTACACCACCTGCTACAGCAGCATGGATCTCtacaccacctgctgcagcagcaAGGACCTCTACATCACCTGCTGCAGCAGTATGGACCCCTACACCACCTGATGCAGCAGCATGGACCCCtacaccacctgctgcagcagcaTGGACCCCTACACCACTGCCTGCAGCAGCATGGACCCCtacaccacctgctgcagcagcatggaccactacaccactgcctgCAGCAGCATGGACCCCTACACCAACGCCTGCAGCAGCTAGGACCCCtacaccacctgctgcagcagcaTGGACCTCtacaccacctgctgcagcagcatggaccactacaccactgtcTGCAGCAGCATGGACCCCtacaccacctgctgcagcagcaTGGACCTCtacaccacctgctgcagcagcaTGGACCTCtacaccacctgctgcagcagcaTGGACCCCTACACCACATGCTACAGCAGCATGGATCTCTACACCATCTGCTGCAGCAGCATGGACCTCtacaccacctgctgcagcagtATGGACCCCTACACCACCTGATGCAGCAGCATGGACCCCtacaccacctgctgcagcagcaTGGACCCCtacaccacctgctgcagcagcaTGGACCTCtacaccacctgctgcagcagcatggaccactacaccactgtcTGCAGCAGCATGGACCCCtacaccacctgctgcagcagcaTGGACCTCtacaccacctgctgcagcagcaTGGACCTCtacaccacctgctgcagcagcaTGGACCCCTACACCACATGCTACAGCTGCATGGATCTCTACACCATCTGCTGCAGCAGCATGGACCTCtacaccacctgctgcagcagtATGGACCCCTACACCACCTGATGCAGCAGCATGGACCCCtacaccacctgctgcagcagcaTGGACCCCTACACCACTGCCTGCAGCAGCATGGACCCCtacaccacctgctgcagcagcaTGGACCActacacatttacattacatttacatttaagtcatttagcagacgctcataTCCAGAGCGACTACACCACTGCCTGCAGCAGCATGGACCCCtacaccacctgctgcagcagcaTGGACCCCTACACCACCGCCTGCAGCAGCTAGGACCCCtacaccacctgctgcagcagcaTGGACCTCtacaccacctgctgcagcagcaTGGACCCCTACACCACTGTCTGCAGCAGCATGGACCCCtacaccacctgctgcagcagcaTGGACCTCtacaccacctgctgcagcagcaTGGACCCCTACACCAATGCCTGCAGCAGCCTGGTGTACTTTGGTAA